From Crassaminicella indica, one genomic window encodes:
- a CDS encoding IS110 family transposase — translation MKLFIGIDVSSEKLDICFLDSEDQILLEISLPNNIIGASKIKEHIIRFTEHIQYKRIIVGMEATSVYSFHPSAFLAEDAELKSLGIEVVVMNPKTIHRFKGLFEEDKTDKIDAYRIADFLRFDRFNISLIKEEQYMALQRLTRSRYQLIGQLTEMKQHFLENLYYKCNTLTKEIDTSVFGSTMMDLLTDSMSLEDIANMSLEDLATVLQQKGRGRFSNPQKLAKSLSKAIRDSYRLGKVMKNSVDVVLASYAMMIKTIKKQIKELDKAIQALFEVLPESKSLLSIPGIGPVYAAGIIAEIGQIERFENEAKIAKYAGLYWKRKQSGNFEAERTTMTKTGNHYLRYYLIEAANSVMRNEPVYREYYLKKYHEVPKHQHKRALVLTARKFVRMVDVLLRNHQLYAPERSV, via the coding sequence AGAGCATATTATAAGATTTACTGAGCATATCCAATATAAGCGCATCATTGTTGGTATGGAAGCCACTTCTGTTTACAGTTTTCATCCTTCAGCTTTCCTAGCAGAAGATGCTGAATTAAAGTCCTTAGGAATCGAAGTTGTTGTCATGAATCCAAAGACCATTCATCGCTTTAAAGGACTCTTTGAAGAAGACAAAACCGATAAAATAGATGCTTACCGTATTGCAGACTTTCTTCGTTTTGATCGTTTCAATATTTCTTTGATTAAAGAAGAACAATATATGGCTTTGCAAAGATTAACTAGATCACGTTACCAGCTCATTGGTCAACTGACTGAAATGAAGCAACATTTTTTAGAAAATCTTTATTACAAATGTAATACCCTCACTAAAGAAATCGATACATCTGTCTTTGGTTCAACTATGATGGACTTACTAACAGACTCTATGTCTCTTGAAGACATTGCCAATATGTCTTTGGAAGATTTGGCAACTGTTTTACAACAAAAAGGTCGCGGTCGCTTTAGCAATCCTCAAAAGCTTGCAAAGTCACTTTCCAAAGCCATTAGAGACTCTTATCGACTAGGAAAAGTCATGAAGAATTCAGTCGATGTTGTCTTAGCTTCATACGCTATGATGATCAAAACTATAAAAAAGCAAATCAAAGAACTTGATAAAGCTATTCAGGCACTGTTTGAAGTTCTGCCCGAATCTAAATCATTGCTCAGTATTCCTGGTATTGGACCAGTTTATGCTGCTGGTATCATCGCCGAAATCGGTCAAATTGAACGATTTGAAAATGAAGCGAAGATTGCCAAGTATGCAGGTCTTTACTGGAAACGAAAACAATCCGGCAATTTTGAAGCTGAAAGAACGACTATGACCAAAACGGGGAATCATTACCTTCGTTATTACTTGATTGAAGCTGCCAATTCAGTTATGCGAAATGAACCCGTTTATAGAGAATACTATCTCAAAAAGTATCATGAAGTTCCCAAACATCAACATAAAAGAGCCCTCGTCCTTACCGCAAGAAAATTTGTGCGCATGGTGGATGTGCTGCTACGCAATCACCAACTTTATGCACCTGAAAGGAGTGTATAA
- a CDS encoding ABC transporter ATP-binding protein: MLLIRNLCKTFNKNTVNEKVVFDRFSLDVEEGDFITIIGSNGAGKSTLLNMIAGSIQADEGSILLKNNEIVYEPEFKRTRMIGRVFQDPTMGTSPSMNIIENLSMALNKGKKFNLSMGVSKKDIPFFKELLSKLSLGLENQLNTKVGLLSGGQRQALSLLMATLSKPHILLLDEHTAALDPKTSERIINLTENIISERKMTTLMVTHNLNQAIKLGNRLIMMHKGKAVLDIRGKEKKNLTIEKLLACFEKTQSEDLLSDRLLFS, encoded by the coding sequence TTGCTACTAATCCGAAATCTGTGTAAAACATTTAATAAAAATACGGTTAATGAAAAAGTTGTTTTTGATAGATTTTCATTGGATGTAGAAGAAGGAGATTTTATTACTATTATTGGAAGTAATGGGGCTGGAAAATCAACACTTTTAAATATGATAGCTGGTTCTATTCAAGCAGATGAAGGTTCTATTCTATTAAAGAACAATGAGATAGTATATGAGCCGGAATTTAAACGTACAAGAATGATAGGAAGAGTGTTTCAAGATCCTACTATGGGAACATCGCCTTCAATGAATATCATAGAAAATTTGTCTATGGCATTGAATAAAGGGAAGAAATTTAATTTATCAATGGGCGTTTCCAAAAAAGATATTCCATTTTTTAAAGAACTTTTATCTAAGCTTTCATTAGGACTTGAAAACCAGTTAAATACAAAGGTAGGATTATTATCAGGAGGTCAAAGGCAAGCATTATCTCTCCTTATGGCTACTCTATCCAAGCCTCATATTCTCCTTTTAGATGAACATACAGCAGCGTTAGATCCAAAAACCTCTGAGAGGATTATCAATTTGACAGAAAATATTATAAGTGAAAGAAAAATGACAACACTTATGGTAACACATAACTTAAATCAAGCCATAAAACTAGGTAATCGGCTTATTATGATGCACAAAGGAAAAGCAGTATTAGATATTAGAGGAAAAGAAAAGAAAAATTTAACAATAGAAAAGCTTTTAGCTTGTTTTGAAAAGACACAATCAGAGGATTTATTGAGTGATCGCTTGCTGTTTTCATAA
- a CDS encoding ABC transporter permease: MSFWLNILEQGLLFGVMVLGVYITYKILDFPDLSVDGSFPLGAAVTAALLVIDINPFAATAASFIAGMIAGGVTGYLHVKFKITNLLSGILVMIGLYSVNLRIMGKANVPLFNKQTIFSSSLESIWIIFIFAILLKLLLDFFLKTKFGFVVKATGDNPQLVTSLGIDIGRIKIIALMLSNGLVALSGSLVAQYQRFSDVGMGTGIIVMGLASIIFGEAIFKRVPLIVPTTMALLGSILYKTSTAFALKLGFPPTDLKLITAIIVVIALAVNQGKNPFKGKKLFSIGGEAVATNPKSV; this comes from the coding sequence ATGAGCTTTTGGTTAAATATTTTAGAACAAGGACTACTATTTGGGGTAATGGTTCTTGGTGTATATATTACTTATAAGATATTAGATTTTCCAGACCTTTCAGTAGATGGCAGTTTTCCATTGGGAGCGGCTGTTACAGCTGCCCTTTTGGTTATTGATATTAATCCATTTGCAGCAACAGCTGCTTCATTTATAGCAGGTATGATTGCAGGAGGTGTTACAGGATACCTTCATGTAAAATTTAAAATTACTAATCTATTATCAGGTATATTAGTGATGATTGGGTTATATTCAGTTAATCTAAGGATAATGGGAAAAGCAAATGTTCCCTTATTTAATAAACAAACTATATTTAGCAGTAGCTTAGAATCTATTTGGATTATTTTTATATTTGCCATTTTATTGAAGCTTTTATTAGATTTCTTTTTAAAAACAAAATTTGGGTTTGTTGTAAAAGCTACAGGGGATAATCCTCAGCTGGTTACATCTCTAGGCATTGATATAGGTAGGATTAAGATAATTGCTCTTATGCTTTCAAATGGACTAGTAGCATTATCAGGTTCACTTGTTGCTCAATATCAAAGATTTTCAGATGTTGGCATGGGGACAGGAATTATTGTTATGGGTCTTGCTTCTATTATCTTTGGGGAAGCTATTTTTAAAAGAGTTCCTTTGATTGTTCCTACTACAATGGCTCTGTTAGGATCTATCTTATATAAAACCAGTACAGCTTTTGCATTAAAGCTTGGATTTCCACCAACTGATTTAAAATTGATTACAGCTATTATTGTTGTTATAGCATTAGCAGTCAATCAGGGAAAAAATCCTTTCAAAGGGAAGAAATTATTTTCAATAGGGGGTGAAGCTGTTGCTACTAATCCGAAATCTGTGTAA
- a CDS encoding ABC transporter substrate-binding protein yields MVGKIFSKRILLLLLGLLLLAGCTNKKASTTSKEDSKESTIKIGITQIVEHPALDAARNGFIDALKERGFKDGENVEIDFQNAQGDMPTAQTIAQNFVAQKKDMILAIATPTAQAAFNATKDIPIIITAVTDPKEAGLVSSWEKSGTNVAGTSDMAPIKKQFELIKKLVPEGKKVGILYNTSETNSEIQINHAKKVAPEFGLEIITAGITSVNEVPQALNELIDKIDVLYTPTDNLVASAMPLVSAECIKNQIPIIGAEKAHVENGALATEGIDYYQLGFQTGLLAVEVIKGKAPKDMSIETLKETELVINLDTLKALGIKLPQELKNKAKLLGGDQ; encoded by the coding sequence ATGGTAGGAAAAATTTTTTCAAAGAGAATTTTATTATTATTGTTAGGCTTGTTATTATTGGCAGGATGCACAAATAAGAAAGCTTCAACAACCTCAAAGGAAGATAGCAAAGAAAGCACCATAAAAATAGGGATTACTCAAATTGTAGAGCATCCAGCCTTAGATGCAGCAAGAAATGGCTTTATTGATGCTCTAAAAGAAAGAGGATTTAAAGATGGAGAAAATGTAGAAATTGATTTTCAAAATGCACAAGGGGATATGCCAACAGCACAAACAATTGCACAAAACTTTGTAGCTCAAAAAAAGGATATGATATTGGCTATTGCAACACCAACAGCTCAAGCAGCTTTTAATGCTACAAAGGATATTCCTATTATCATCACAGCTGTAACAGATCCTAAAGAAGCAGGACTTGTTTCATCTTGGGAAAAGTCAGGAACAAATGTTGCAGGAACAAGTGATATGGCACCTATTAAAAAACAGTTTGAGTTAATAAAAAAATTAGTGCCTGAAGGGAAAAAAGTTGGGATTTTATATAATACAAGTGAAACAAATTCTGAAATACAAATCAATCATGCAAAAAAAGTAGCACCTGAGTTTGGGTTAGAAATAATTACAGCAGGGATTACAAGTGTGAATGAAGTACCACAAGCGTTAAATGAACTAATTGATAAAATAGATGTTTTATATACTCCTACTGATAATCTTGTTGCTTCAGCTATGCCTTTAGTATCAGCAGAATGTATAAAAAATCAAATTCCAATCATTGGAGCAGAAAAGGCGCATGTAGAAAATGGAGCGTTGGCTACAGAAGGAATTGATTACTATCAATTAGGATTTCAGACAGGACTTTTAGCAGTAGAAGTAATCAAAGGAAAAGCTCCAAAGGATATGTCTATAGAGACTTTAAAGGAAACTGAGCTAGTAATCAATTTAGATACTTTAAAAGCATTAGGGATAAAACTGCCTCAGGAATTGAAGAATAAAGCAAAATTATTAGGAGGCGATCAATAA
- a CDS encoding HutP family protein, with amino-acid sequence MKYDSIDVARAAVKIAISSSRSGEEEMIKKFKNIGIKTVAVDIGGNLIDSIPKIIERAIISARRTGVIVESHVHDGAVAGAAREAIMQVAAKANGLNVGGKIGIARYGEHLSVCIFMSIGLLHLNEVVIGLAHRSIPDIK; translated from the coding sequence ATGAAATATGACAGTATTGATGTTGCTAGAGCAGCAGTTAAAATAGCTATTTCTTCTTCAAGAAGTGGAGAAGAGGAGATGATAAAAAAGTTTAAAAATATAGGAATTAAAACGGTAGCTGTTGATATAGGTGGAAATTTAATTGATTCCATTCCAAAAATTATAGAAAGAGCGATTATTTCAGCAAGGAGAACAGGTGTGATTGTAGAGTCTCATGTTCATGACGGGGCTGTTGCAGGAGCAGCTAGAGAAGCCATAATGCAGGTAGCAGCAAAAGCAAATGGACTTAATGTTGGCGGGAAAATAGGCATTGCAAGATATGGAGAACACTTAAGTGTATGTATTTTTATGAGCATAGGATTACTTCATTTGAATGAAGTTGTAATCGGATTAGCGCACAGATCTATTCCTGATATAAAATAA
- a CDS encoding alpha/beta hydrolase produces MSKSKVEKVNFYSDVLGKEMSMLVYLPECYNSLTPLPVLYFLHGRSGSENLMLEIDINTKVDRMIKNGEIKPMIIVCPRIENSRGVNSSLICKEVPDPGDNNRIINLGMYEDYFMKEIVPLIDKTFNTIKDRKGRYLGGISAGGYVALHNTFRHQHMFSKVGGHMPALELELADEDKPYYKDMDVWKKYDPIYIARNNNISSDIDVYLDAGDKDEGRFYEGCSILHKILKEKGINSQNHVFHGNHSAEYIQSNIEKYLKFYGC; encoded by the coding sequence ATGAGTAAATCAAAAGTAGAAAAAGTAAATTTTTATAGTGATGTGCTTGGTAAAGAAATGTCAATGTTGGTGTATTTACCTGAATGTTATAATAGTTTAACTCCTCTACCTGTATTATATTTTCTACATGGAAGAAGTGGGAGTGAAAACTTAATGCTTGAAATAGATATAAATACTAAAGTTGATCGAATGATAAAGAACGGGGAAATTAAGCCTATGATAATTGTATGTCCAAGAATTGAAAACAGCAGAGGAGTGAATTCATCCTTAATCTGTAAAGAGGTACCTGATCCTGGAGATAATAATAGAATCATAAATTTAGGAATGTATGAAGATTACTTTATGAAAGAAATAGTACCTTTAATAGATAAAACGTTCAATACTATAAAAGATAGAAAAGGAAGATATCTAGGAGGGATATCTGCTGGGGGTTATGTAGCTCTTCACAATACATTTCGACATCAGCATATGTTTTCAAAAGTAGGAGGGCATATGCCTGCTTTAGAACTGGAACTTGCAGATGAAGACAAGCCATATTATAAAGACATGGATGTATGGAAAAAATATGATCCAATATATATTGCAAGAAACAATAATATTTCTTCTGATATTGATGTCTATCTTGATGCTGGAGATAAGGATGAAGGTAGATTTTACGAAGGTTGTTCAATTTTACATAAAATATTGAAAGAAAAAGGCATAAATTCTCAAAATCATGTATTTCATGGTAATCATAGTGCTGAATATATACAATCAAATATTGAAAAATATCTAAAATTTTATGGATGTTAA
- a CDS encoding aminoacyl-histidine dipeptidase codes for MSNVLANLKPTSVFKYFEEISNIPRGSGNEKEISDYLVNFAKKHKLEVIQDEALNVIIKKKGTAGYENAPTVILQGHMDMVCEKNNDTIHDFEKDPIKLRIEGDMIYATDTTLGADDGIAIAYGLAILASDDIPHPPLEVLITTSEETGMDGAIALDPKNITGRFLINIDSEEEGFLLVSCAGGITARQILPIVWESPNKNDIAYEISIRGLHGGHSGSDIEKGRGNSNKLMGRFLNDLLNTFDYTIHKISGGSKNNAIPREADTIILINPKHASKLEEKINEWNNIFKNELKASDPEIYIDYKKLENTFEKAFSKETAKKAVQSLVLIPNGIQTMSMEIEGLVESSTNLGVVTTTDNEVIFESAVRSSIKSLKHNILDQSKLVADLLGCKFIASDDYPEWSYNPDSKLRPIFVDVYKKLYGKEPKVTAIHAGLECGLFKEKINDLDMISIGPDMFDVHTPNEHLSISSTERTWNYLLAVLKEIK; via the coding sequence ATGAGTAACGTTTTAGCAAATTTAAAACCAACCTCTGTTTTTAAGTATTTTGAAGAAATATCAAATATCCCTAGAGGCTCTGGCAACGAAAAAGAAATAAGCGACTATTTAGTTAATTTTGCGAAAAAACATAAACTAGAAGTTATACAAGATGAAGCTCTTAATGTGATCATTAAGAAAAAAGGAACAGCTGGCTACGAGAATGCACCTACTGTTATTCTTCAAGGTCATATGGATATGGTATGTGAAAAAAATAATGATACAATCCATGATTTTGAAAAAGACCCTATAAAATTAAGAATTGAAGGAGATATGATTTATGCTACGGATACTACACTTGGAGCTGATGATGGTATTGCTATAGCTTATGGACTTGCAATTTTAGCATCTGATGATATTCCTCATCCTCCTTTGGAAGTACTTATTACAACATCAGAAGAAACTGGTATGGACGGTGCTATCGCTTTAGATCCAAAAAATATTACAGGAAGATTTCTAATAAATATAGACTCTGAAGAAGAGGGTTTTCTTTTAGTAAGCTGTGCAGGTGGAATCACAGCAAGACAAATACTTCCAATTGTTTGGGAATCTCCAAATAAAAATGATATAGCTTATGAAATCAGCATAAGAGGACTTCATGGTGGTCACTCAGGATCAGACATTGAAAAAGGAAGAGGAAATTCTAATAAATTAATGGGAAGATTTTTAAATGATTTATTAAATACCTTTGATTATACTATTCATAAAATCAGTGGTGGATCTAAAAACAATGCAATTCCAAGAGAAGCTGATACGATTATTTTAATCAATCCAAAGCATGCATCTAAATTGGAAGAAAAAATCAATGAATGGAATAATATTTTTAAAAATGAATTAAAAGCTTCTGATCCAGAAATATATATAGATTATAAAAAATTAGAAAATACCTTTGAAAAAGCATTCTCAAAAGAAACCGCTAAAAAAGCAGTGCAATCACTTGTTCTTATTCCAAATGGCATTCAAACTATGAGTATGGAAATTGAAGGTTTAGTAGAAAGCTCCACAAATTTAGGAGTTGTAACAACAACTGATAATGAAGTAATATTTGAAAGTGCTGTTCGAAGCTCTATAAAAAGCTTAAAGCATAATATATTAGATCAATCAAAGCTTGTTGCTGATCTTTTAGGATGCAAATTTATAGCTAGTGATGACTATCCTGAATGGTCATATAATCCTGATTCAAAGCTTCGCCCAATATTTGTAGATGTATACAAAAAGCTATATGGAAAAGAACCTAAAGTAACAGCTATCCACGCAGGACTTGAATGTGGATTGTTTAAAGAAAAAATCAATGATTTAGATATGATTTCTATAGGTCCTGATATGTTCGATGTACATACACCAAATGAACATTTAAGCATATCTTCTACAGAAAGAACTTGGAATTATCTTCTTGCTGTATTAAAGGAAATAAAATAA
- a CDS encoding tartrate dehydrogenase: MKTYKIAVIPGDGIGIEVMQEGIKVLNTLEKLNKDIKFIFDWYDWGCEYYLTTGKMMDDDGIEKLKSYDAILLGAVGFPGVPDHISLRDLLLKIRQEFNQYINLRPIKLLAEEDCPLKNKGVKDIDMVFVRENTEGEYAGVGGIQREGTEEELAIQTSVFTRKNTEKVMEYAFRLAKSRNKLNKVTSVTKSNALNYSMVFWDKIFKEKAEQHKDIKTETFHVDATSMYMIQRPESFDVVVASNLFGDILTDLGATLQGGLGFAAGANINPEREYPSMFEPVHGSAPEIAGKGIANPIAMIWTVKMMLDFLEHEDLGQKIMGAIEEILKDRKKLTPDLGGNGTTSEVGDMICEAIKK, encoded by the coding sequence GTGAAAACTTATAAGATAGCAGTAATTCCTGGAGATGGGATTGGTATAGAAGTTATGCAGGAAGGGATAAAGGTATTGAATACATTAGAAAAATTAAATAAAGATATCAAGTTTATTTTTGATTGGTATGATTGGGGCTGTGAATATTATTTAACTACTGGAAAAATGATGGATGATGATGGAATTGAAAAATTAAAAAGCTATGATGCTATCCTTCTTGGTGCAGTAGGATTTCCGGGAGTGCCAGATCATATATCCCTTCGAGACTTATTGCTAAAAATAAGACAGGAATTTAATCAATATATAAATTTAAGACCTATAAAGCTTTTAGCAGAAGAGGACTGTCCTTTAAAAAATAAAGGAGTAAAAGATATTGATATGGTTTTTGTAAGGGAAAATACAGAAGGTGAATATGCAGGGGTTGGAGGTATCCAAAGAGAAGGAACAGAGGAAGAATTAGCTATTCAAACTAGCGTATTTACTAGAAAAAATACAGAAAAGGTAATGGAGTATGCTTTTAGATTGGCAAAGAGTAGAAATAAACTCAACAAGGTTACTAGTGTAACAAAATCTAATGCATTAAATTATAGCATGGTTTTTTGGGATAAAATATTTAAAGAAAAAGCAGAACAGCATAAGGATATAAAAACAGAAACCTTTCATGTAGATGCAACTTCTATGTATATGATTCAGCGTCCAGAAAGCTTTGATGTAGTGGTAGCTTCTAATCTTTTTGGCGATATTCTTACAGACCTCGGAGCAACGCTACAAGGAGGGCTTGGGTTTGCTGCTGGTGCAAATATCAATCCTGAAAGAGAATATCCATCTATGTTTGAGCCTGTTCATGGTTCAGCACCAGAGATTGCAGGAAAAGGAATTGCAAATCCTATTGCTATGATCTGGACAGTAAAAATGATGCTTGATTTTTTAGAGCATGAAGATTTAGGACAAAAAATAATGGGAGCTATTGAGGAAATATTAAAGGATCGAAAAAAGCTTACTCCTGATTTAGGTGGGAATGGTACTACTAGTGAAGTAGGAGATATGATTTGTGAAGCTATAAAAAAATAA
- a CDS encoding DMT family transporter: MGLSNAKKKKTSLYADLSLLLVAMIWGGGFIAMKDTLDILTPFYMNALRFSIASITLAIIFWKRTIKITKKDLKYGFVVGIFLWIAFITQTIGLQYTTVSKSAFLTGTNVVIVPFLVWIITKKHPDWYALIGAFLCALGIGLLTLQESLSIGIGDSLTLACAVFFAAHITSVGYFAEGMDPINLATIQMGATAILSIIGAVILEPVPKFSGNAVDLMISLSYMTFVSTMGAFLIQNVAQKYTVSTHAAIILSLESVFGTIFGVIFMSDILNERMIIGCILIFCAIIIAETKLSFLFSQKKTKEAS, encoded by the coding sequence GTGGGTTTATCAAATGCAAAAAAGAAAAAAACGAGCTTATATGCAGATCTTTCGTTACTTTTAGTAGCAATGATTTGGGGTGGAGGATTTATAGCAATGAAAGATACTTTAGATATTCTTACGCCTTTTTATATGAATGCTTTGCGTTTTAGTATAGCTTCTATTACCTTAGCCATTATATTTTGGAAAAGAACAATAAAAATTACTAAAAAGGATTTAAAATATGGATTTGTTGTAGGAATATTTTTGTGGATTGCATTTATTACCCAAACGATAGGATTACAATATACAACTGTTAGCAAATCAGCTTTTTTAACAGGAACAAATGTAGTCATTGTACCATTTTTAGTTTGGATAATAACGAAAAAGCATCCTGATTGGTATGCATTAATAGGAGCGTTTTTATGTGCTTTAGGAATAGGACTTCTAACATTACAAGAAAGTTTAAGTATAGGTATAGGAGATAGCCTTACACTTGCTTGTGCAGTGTTTTTTGCAGCTCATATTACTTCTGTAGGATATTTTGCAGAGGGAATGGACCCTATTAATCTTGCTACTATACAGATGGGAGCAACAGCGATACTAAGCATTATTGGTGCAGTAATCCTTGAGCCTGTACCAAAGTTTTCGGGGAATGCAGTTGATTTAATGATTTCCCTTAGTTATATGACTTTTGTATCTACTATGGGTGCATTTTTAATTCAAAATGTAGCACAGAAATATACTGTGTCTACTCATGCAGCTATTATTTTATCATTAGAGTCTGTATTTGGAACGATTTTTGGGGTAATCTTTATGAGCGACATTTTAAATGAACGGATGATTATAGGTTGTATACTGATCTTTTGTGCGATTATTATTGCAGAAACGAAGCTAAGCTTTTTATTTTCACAAAAGAAAACAAAAGAAGCATCCTGA
- a CDS encoding RNA-guided endonuclease InsQ/TnpB family protein: MIRTYKVMLKPNNKQRTKLFECAGVSRWAYNWTLGRQKENYKNGGKFLNDSVLRKELTQLKKTEEYKWLNEYSNNITKQAIKDACNSYKRFFNGYSKFPKFKSKKRTKPSFYQDIEKIKFTDTHVKLEKLITSKKKNRQKLNWIKLGEKDRIPTGENIKYINPRITFDGLNWWISVGIEEEIEIKDKETEPIGIDLGVKDLAIISSGDKYKNINKSLKMKKLIKKYKRLQRQISRKYEMNKTKIEGGENRYKYHKTKNIIKAENKLRKLYRKIKGLRDNYIHHITTSLVKAKPKYIVIEDLNVSGMLKNRKLSKAIQKQSLREFRRQLEYKCNWYNVELIIADRYFPSSKLCSKCGQINEDLKLSDRIYKCDCGNAIDRDYNASLNLRDYPKYDKSVA; the protein is encoded by the coding sequence ATGATTAGGACATATAAAGTAATGTTAAAACCTAACAACAAGCAAAGAACTAAACTCTTTGAGTGTGCAGGGGTATCGAGATGGGCATATAATTGGACTTTAGGTAGACAAAAAGAAAATTATAAAAATGGTGGTAAATTCTTAAATGATAGCGTTTTAAGGAAAGAACTAACACAGCTAAAGAAAACAGAAGAATATAAATGGCTTAATGAGTATTCTAACAATATCACAAAACAAGCTATTAAAGATGCTTGTAACTCTTATAAAAGATTTTTCAATGGATATAGTAAATTTCCAAAGTTTAAGTCTAAAAAAAGAACTAAACCTAGCTTTTATCAAGATATAGAGAAGATAAAATTTACAGATACTCATGTTAAACTAGAAAAGTTAATTACAAGTAAAAAGAAAAATAGACAAAAATTAAATTGGATTAAGTTGGGTGAAAAAGATAGGATACCGACAGGTGAAAACATTAAATATATTAATCCAAGGATAACTTTTGATGGTCTTAACTGGTGGATTAGTGTTGGCATTGAAGAAGAAATTGAAATAAAAGATAAAGAAACAGAGCCTATAGGAATCGACTTAGGTGTAAAAGATTTAGCAATAATTAGTAGTGGTGATAAGTATAAGAATATTAACAAATCACTAAAAATGAAGAAGTTAATTAAGAAATATAAAAGACTTCAAAGACAAATTTCAAGAAAATATGAAATGAATAAAACAAAAATAGAAGGAGGTGAAAACCGTTACAAATACCACAAAACTAAAAATATTATAAAAGCTGAAAATAAACTAAGAAAGCTTTATAGGAAAATTAAAGGATTAAGGGACAATTACATTCATCATATAACAACATCTTTGGTGAAAGCCAAGCCAAAGTATATTGTTATTGAAGATTTGAATGTAAGTGGTATGCTTAAAAATAGAAAACTATCAAAAGCTATACAGAAACAATCTTTAAGGGAATTCAGAAGGCAACTTGAATATAAATGTAATTGGTATAATGTTGAGCTAATCATTGCAGATAGATATTTCCCTTCTAGCAAATTGTGTAGTAAATGTGGTCAGATTAATGAGGATTTAAAGTTGTCTGATAGAATATACAAATGTGATTGTGGAAATGCAATTGATAGAGATTATAATGCAAGCCTTAACCTTAGAGATTATCCTAAATATGATAAATCAGTAGCTTAA
- a CDS encoding IS607 family transposase, which produces MKYYSIGEFAKLIGKTQQTLRNWDNSGKLKPAYVTDGGHRMYSKEQLNTMLGINPKNKITIGYCRVSSNKQKDDLERQVKYVKEYMIAKGYQFEIITDIGSGINYDKKGLNKLIDMITNREVDKIVVLYKDRLVRFGFELIENLCKKYGTTIEIIDNTPETDEQELVEDMIQIVTVFSAKLQGKIANKAKKMIRELRNDD; this is translated from the coding sequence ATGAAATATTATAGCATAGGCGAGTTTGCTAAATTAATTGGAAAAACTCAGCAAACACTGAGAAACTGGGATAATAGTGGTAAATTAAAACCTGCTTATGTTACTGATGGTGGACATAGAATGTACAGTAAAGAACAATTAAATACTATGTTAGGGATAAATCCTAAAAACAAGATAACTATAGGATATTGCAGAGTTAGTAGCAATAAGCAAAAAGATGATTTAGAAAGACAAGTTAAATATGTAAAAGAGTATATGATAGCAAAAGGCTATCAGTTTGAGATAATAACTGATATTGGTAGTGGAATAAACTACGATAAAAAAGGCTTAAATAAATTAATAGACATGATAACTAATAGAGAAGTAGATAAGATAGTAGTTTTATACAAAGATAGATTAGTTAGATTTGGATTTGAACTCATTGAAAATCTATGTAAAAAATATGGTACTACAATAGAAATTATAGATAATACCCCTGAAACTGATGAGCAAGAGTTAGTTGAAGATATGATACAAATTGTAACAGTATTTAGTGCTAAACTGCAAGGTAAAATAGCTAACAAAGCTAAGAAAATGATAAGAGAGTTGAGAAATGATGATTAG